Proteins co-encoded in one Apodemus sylvaticus chromosome 6, mApoSyl1.1, whole genome shotgun sequence genomic window:
- the Gpr22 gene encoding G-protein coupled receptor 22: MSKLSMTSCINLWKTTRVSQKAHKATVNRRNTNCSKRMCFSPVLEINMQSESNVTVRDDIDDIDTNMYQPLSYPLSFQVSLTGFLMLEIVLGLGSNLTVLVLYCMKSNLINSVSNIITMNLHVLDVIICVGCIPLTIVILLLSLESNTALICCFHEACVSFASVSTAINVFAITLDRYDISVKPANRILTMGRAVMLMTSIWIFSFFSFLIPFIEVNFFSLQSGNPWENKTLLCVSTSEYYTELGMYYHLLVQIPIFFFTVIVMLITYTKILQALNIRIGTRFSTGQKKKARKKKTISLATHETTDMSQSSAGRNVVFGVRTSVSVIIALRRAVKRHRERRERQKRVFKMSLLIISTFLLCWTPISVLNTTILCLGPSDLLVKLRLCFLVMAYGTTIFHPLLYAFTRQKFQKVLKSKMKKRVVSIVEADPMPNNAVIHNSWIDPKRNKKVTYEDSEIREKCLVPQVVTD, encoded by the exons ATGTCAAAACTGTCAATGACATCATGTATCAATTTGTGGAAAACTACCCGGGTGAGCCAAAAGGCCCATAAAGCAACAGTGAACAG GCGAAACACCAACTGCTCCAAAAGAATGTGTTTTTCTCCTGTTCTGGAAATCAACATGCAGTCTGAATCAAACGTCACCGTGCGAGATGACATTGATGACATCGACACCAATATGTACCAACCACTGTCATACCCATTAAGCTTTCAAGTATCTCTCACTGGATTTCTCATGTTAGAAATTGTGCTGGGACTCGGCAGCAACCTTACCGTCTTGGTACTTTACTGCATGAAATCCAACCTAATCAACTCTGTCAGTAACATTATTACAATGAATCTCCATGTACTTGATGTAATAATCTGTGTGGGATGTATTCCTCTAACGATAGTGATCCTTCTGCTCTCACTGGAGAGTAACACTGCTCTCATCTGCTGTTTCCATGAAgcttgtgtttcctttgcaagtgtTTCTACAGCAATCAACGTTTTTGCTATTACTCTGGACAGATACGACATCTCTGTAAAACCTGCAAACAGAATTCTGACAATGGGAAGAGCTGTAATGCTAATGACATCcatttggattttttctttcttctcattcctGATTCCATTCATTGAAGTAAACTTTTTCAGTCTCCAAAGTGGAAATCCATGGGAAAACAAGACCCTGCTGTGTGTCAGCACAAGTGAGTACTATACTGAGCTTGGGATGTACTATCACCTTCTGGTTCAGATCCCCATCTTCTTCTTCACAGTTATAGTCATGTTGATCACATACACCAAGATACTCCAGGCTCTTAATATCCGCATAGGCACTAGATTCTCAACAGGACAGAAGAAGAAAGCCcgaaagaaaaagacaatctcTCTAGCCACACATGAGACCACAGACATGTCACAAAGCAGTGCTGGGAGGAATGTCGTATTTGGTGTGAGAACTTCAGTTTCTGTAATAATTGCCCTCCGGCGAGCTGTGAAACGCCACCGGGAACGAAGAGAAAGGCAAAAAAGAGTCTTCAAAATGTCATTATTGATTATTTCTACATTTCTTCTCTGTTGGACAccaatttctgttttaaatacCACCATTTTATGTTTAGGCCCAAGTGACCTATTAGTAAAATTAAGATTGTGTTTTCTAGTCATGGCTTATGGAACAACTATATTCCATCCTCTCTTGTATGCATTCACCAgacaaaaatttcaaaaagtCTTAAAAAGTAAGATGAAAAAGCGAGTTGTTTCCATAGTTGAAGCTGATCCCATGCCTAATAATGCTGTAATACATAACTCATGGATAGATCCCAAAAGAAACAAGAAGGTTACCTATGAAGACAGTGAAATAAGAGAGAAATGTTTAGTACCTCAGGTTGTCACagactag